Proteins from a single region of Chrysemys picta bellii isolate R12L10 chromosome 9, ASM1138683v2, whole genome shotgun sequence:
- the P2RY10 gene encoding putative P2Y purinoceptor 10: protein MQSNGSSENCVDPNITFKNSLYATTYTIIFIPGLLANSAALWVLCRFISKKNKAVIFMINLAAADLAHVLSLPLRIYYYINHTWPFGRFLCLLCFYLKYLNMYASICFLTCISIQRYYFLLHPFKAKDWKRRYDVTISAVVWIVVGAACSPFPIMRNSDLTNNSNFCFADLGVRKIDSKTASVIMVTIAELLGFVGPLIIIVYCTWKTKESLQKYEMPLQNTSEKRRALRMVSMCAAVFFVCFTPYHINFFFYMMVKENVITHCAIRRSTLYSQPFCLSLASLDCCLDPILYFFTTAEFQDQLSRHSSAIIRSRLMSKESASSIKE, encoded by the coding sequence ATGCAGAGCAACGGATCTTCAGAAAACTGTGTTGATCCtaatataacatttaaaaactCTCTATACGCAACCACTTACACCATAATATTCATTCCTGGTCTTCTGGCAAACAGTGCTGCATTATGGGTTTTATGTCGCTTCATCAGCAAGAAGAACAAAGCTGTCATTTTTATGATTAATTTGGCTGCAGCCGATCTTGCTCATGTTCTGTCGTTACCGCTACGaatatattattatataaacCACACGTGGCCTTTTGGGAGATTCCTCTGCTTGTTATGTTTCTACCTGAAGTATCTCAACATGTACGCAAGCATTTGTTTCCTTACCTGCATAAGTATTCAAAGGTACTACTTCCTCCTCCATCCATTCAAAGCCAAAGACTGGAAGCGCAGGTATGACGTCACCATTAGTGCTGTGGTATGGATTGTGGTTGGGGCTGCTTGCTCACCATTTCCCATTATGAGAAACTCTGACTTAACCAACAATTCAAATTTCTGCTTTGCAGATCTTGGAGTCAGGAAAATTGACAGTAAGACAGCTTCTGTGATTATGGTAACGATAGCTGAGCTTTTAGGATTTGTGGGCCCTCTAATTATTATTGTATACTGTACCTGGAAAACAAAAGAGTCGCTTCAGAAATACGAAATGCCTTTGCAAAATACCAGTGAAAAACGGAGAGCTTTACGCATGGTTTCTATGTGTGCAGCTGTGTTCTTTGTGTGTTTCACACCGTATCACATAAACTTCTTCTTCTACATGATGGTGAAAGAGAATGTTATTACACACTGCGCCATACGCCGAAGCACTCTTTACTCTCAGCCCTTTTGCTTAAGCCTGGCAAGCCTGGACTGTTGTTTGGATCCAATCCTGTACTTCTTTACAACAGCAGAATTTCAGGATCAGTTATCAAGACACAGCAGCGCAATCATCAGGAGTCGCCTGATGAGCAAGGAGAGCGCCTCGTCGATTAAGGAATAA